A region from the Rhodopseudomonas julia genome encodes:
- a CDS encoding phasin family protein, giving the protein MSSEHEFNQAGEKAFDEAAATAQDAANTADRAFQDATEKLTEMFGMTQMQMPEAFRAMTERSLASARENYARLKAAAEESTDVMEDTVENAREGLLQVQFAALDNAKANTDAAFDHARQMLGVTSFADAIQLQSAFMRARFEALMDQGNGMRDLLTKVTEDTSRPARTAAKKNLDKVTSH; this is encoded by the coding sequence ATGTCCAGTGAGCACGAATTCAATCAGGCTGGTGAAAAGGCTTTTGATGAGGCAGCGGCAACCGCGCAGGATGCGGCCAATACTGCCGATCGCGCGTTTCAGGACGCCACCGAGAAGCTGACGGAAATGTTCGGCATGACGCAGATGCAGATGCCCGAAGCTTTCCGGGCCATGACGGAACGTTCTTTGGCGAGCGCGCGGGAGAATTACGCCCGTCTCAAAGCTGCTGCCGAGGAGTCCACGGACGTGATGGAAGATACTGTGGAAAACGCCCGCGAGGGTCTCCTGCAGGTCCAGTTCGCGGCTCTTGACAACGCCAAGGCCAACACGGATGCGGCATTCGACCATGCTCGCCAGATGCTCGGCGTCACTTCGTTCGCCGACGCGATCCAGCTTCAGAGCGCCTTTATGCGGGCGCGCTTCGAAGCGCTGATGGATCAGGGCAACGGCATGCGCGACCTTCTCACCAAGGTCACCGAGGACACGTCTCGCCCGGCCCGCACGGCGGCGAAGAAGAACCTCGACAAAGTCACGAGCCACTGA